From a single Bacillus kexueae genomic region:
- the rplI gene encoding 50S ribosomal protein L9 has product MKVIFLKDVKGKGKKGEIKNVPDGYAQNFLFKQGLAVEANNANVKQLEAQKRKEQKEAAEELAQAKKLKETLEQLTVELKAKAGDGGRLFGSVTSKQIADELKKSHDIKIDKRKIELPDAIRALGYTNVPVKLHSEVTATLKVHVSEQ; this is encoded by the coding sequence ATGAAGGTCATTTTCTTAAAAGATGTAAAAGGAAAAGGTAAAAAAGGTGAAATTAAAAATGTTCCCGACGGCTACGCTCAAAACTTCTTATTTAAGCAAGGCTTAGCTGTTGAAGCAAACAATGCGAATGTGAAGCAGCTAGAAGCCCAAAAAAGAAAAGAACAAAAAGAAGCTGCTGAAGAATTAGCTCAAGCTAAAAAACTAAAAGAAACTCTTGAGCAATTAACGGTTGAGTTAAAAGCAAAAGCTGGTGACGGAGGTCGCTTATTCGGCTCTGTTACAAGCAAACAAATTGCGGACGAGTTAAAGAAAAGCCATGACATTAAAATTGATAAACGTAAAATTGAACTTCCAGATGCTATTCGTGCATTGGGGTACACAAATGTACCGGTTAAACTTCATTCTGAAGTAACTGCAACGTTAAAAGTACACGTTTCAGAACAGTAA
- a CDS encoding DHH family phosphoesterase yields the protein MPNFFEKPLFRLPVYGLIGVVVLALLILWMYQWVLGLILTALFGLSIFFLVKADQQAKKEFEGYISTLSYRVKKVGEEALMEMPIGIMLVNDQYFIEWSNPYLASCFDEDTLVGRSLYDIAESLVPLIKQEVDSEYITLQDQKFKVIIKREERLLYFFDVTKQKEIEKQYRDEQTVLAFIFLDNYDEITQGIDDQTRSNLNSEVTSILNQWAMEHGIFLKRVSSERFIAVLNEQILSQLEKSKFAILDTVREKATVQNVSLTLSIGVGSGVSELPELGDLAQSSLDLALGRGGDQVAIKQPNGKVKFYGGKTNPIEKRTRVRARVISHALKEIILESDKVIIMGHKYPDMDAVGSSIGVLKVAQVNGKEGFIVLNEDELDMGVQRLMGEVKKHSELSSRFITPEEALEIATDDTLLVVLDTHKPSLVIEERLLNKIDNVVVIDHHRRGEEFIKDPLLVYMEPYASSTAELVTELLEYQPKRLTMDMIEATALLAGIIVDTKSFTFRTGSRTFDAASYLRAKGADTILVQKFLKEDIDLYVKRSKLIQTTKIFANGIAIAKADETDEELYDQVIIAQAADTLLTMRNILASFVIARRDEETVAISARSLGDINVQLIMEALNGGGHLTNAATQLTNISLDEAEEQLKQAIHEYLEGGNEE from the coding sequence ATGCCGAATTTTTTTGAAAAACCTTTATTTAGGCTTCCTGTGTATGGGCTAATTGGTGTGGTCGTTTTAGCACTCTTGATTTTGTGGATGTACCAATGGGTGCTAGGGCTAATTTTAACAGCCCTTTTTGGCCTCTCAATCTTTTTCCTTGTGAAAGCAGATCAACAAGCAAAGAAAGAATTTGAAGGGTATATCTCCACGCTGTCTTACCGCGTAAAGAAAGTCGGAGAAGAGGCGTTAATGGAGATGCCTATCGGGATTATGCTCGTCAATGACCAATATTTTATTGAATGGTCAAACCCTTATTTAGCGTCTTGTTTTGATGAAGACACGTTAGTTGGACGGTCTTTGTATGATATTGCTGAGTCACTCGTACCTTTGATTAAACAAGAGGTCGATTCAGAATATATTACGTTACAAGACCAAAAGTTTAAGGTCATTATTAAACGTGAAGAGCGCTTACTATACTTTTTTGACGTGACGAAACAAAAGGAAATTGAAAAGCAATACCGTGATGAACAAACCGTGTTAGCTTTTATCTTTTTAGATAATTATGATGAGATCACTCAAGGGATCGATGATCAGACACGAAGTAATTTAAACAGTGAAGTGACCTCAATATTAAACCAGTGGGCAATGGAACATGGTATTTTCTTAAAGAGAGTGTCGTCAGAGCGCTTTATTGCCGTCTTAAATGAGCAGATTCTCTCACAACTTGAGAAATCGAAATTTGCTATTTTAGACACGGTTCGGGAAAAGGCTACTGTTCAAAATGTCTCTTTAACGTTAAGTATTGGTGTCGGATCTGGAGTATCTGAGTTACCTGAGCTCGGTGACTTAGCTCAATCGAGTCTAGATTTGGCGCTAGGACGTGGGGGAGATCAAGTCGCCATTAAACAGCCGAACGGAAAAGTGAAATTTTACGGCGGAAAGACTAACCCCATTGAAAAGAGAACGCGTGTCCGTGCTCGTGTCATTTCACACGCTTTAAAGGAAATCATCCTTGAAAGTGATAAAGTCATTATTATGGGGCATAAATACCCTGATATGGACGCAGTTGGTTCGTCGATTGGTGTATTAAAGGTCGCTCAAGTGAATGGAAAAGAAGGGTTTATCGTCTTAAATGAAGATGAATTAGATATGGGCGTACAGCGTCTAATGGGAGAAGTGAAAAAGCATTCCGAACTATCGTCCCGCTTCATTACGCCCGAAGAAGCGCTTGAAATTGCCACAGATGATACCCTTTTAGTCGTTTTAGATACGCATAAGCCGTCACTCGTCATTGAAGAACGGTTATTAAATAAAATTGACAATGTCGTTGTCATCGACCACCACCGACGTGGAGAAGAATTCATTAAAGATCCGCTGCTTGTCTATATGGAGCCATACGCCTCCTCCACTGCCGAGTTGGTGACTGAGCTGTTAGAATATCAACCGAAGCGTTTAACGATGGATATGATTGAAGCAACAGCCCTTTTAGCCGGTATCATAGTCGATACGAAGAGCTTTACGTTCCGAACGGGTTCAAGAACATTCGATGCTGCTTCCTATTTGCGGGCAAAAGGGGCAGATACGATTCTTGTACAGAAATTCTTAAAAGAAGATATCGACCTATATGTGAAGCGATCAAAGCTCATTCAAACTACGAAGATTTTCGCGAATGGGATTGCCATTGCAAAAGCGGATGAAACCGATGAAGAGCTGTATGATCAAGTTATCATTGCTCAAGCTGCAGACACATTATTAACGATGCGAAATATACTAGCCTCTTTTGTCATTGCCAGAAGAGATGAAGAAACGGTCGCCATTAGTGCTCGTTCATTAGGAGATATCAACGTCCAGTTGATTATGGAAGCACTAAATGGTGGAGGACATTTGACGAATGCAGCAACGCAATTAACGAATATCTCGCTTGACGAAGCTGAAGAACAATTAAAACAAGCGATACATGAATATCTAGAAGGGGGAAATGAAGAATGA
- a CDS encoding YybS family protein → MKQTRFITDAAILLAIFAVLLAMTLYLPLIGAVALVFLATPFIIMVYRHDMKKAWFMFAGALLISFIVGQLLSVPLVLMYGVVGIVMGHFYKKQQPFVALVLGSLAFLGGLLLTYGLSVLLFGMNWMAEITNEVNRTFEDTAKMFAALGQDVPEEAFTQIESQLQLLGMMLPTILVMAAVFSAFITHAVNRPIMKRLKMEMPAITPFRNWRLPKSIIWYYLIVIFMQFMNIESGSFLFIAVLNLTILLQVLLLIQGLSFLFYYSHIKNKGKWLPAIGVIISILLYPVQELVRILGIIDLGFDLRSRLKR, encoded by the coding sequence TTGAAACAAACTCGATTTATAACTGACGCAGCCATCCTTTTAGCAATCTTTGCTGTTTTATTAGCGATGACGTTATATTTACCGTTAATTGGAGCGGTCGCACTCGTATTTTTGGCGACTCCGTTTATCATTATGGTTTATCGTCACGATATGAAGAAAGCGTGGTTTATGTTTGCGGGCGCATTACTTATCTCGTTCATTGTTGGCCAGCTTCTATCGGTACCTCTTGTGTTAATGTATGGAGTTGTCGGAATTGTAATGGGGCATTTTTATAAGAAACAGCAACCTTTTGTCGCGCTCGTTCTCGGGTCCTTGGCTTTTTTAGGAGGTCTTCTTCTTACATATGGCTTGTCCGTTCTGCTTTTTGGCATGAATTGGATGGCGGAAATTACAAATGAAGTGAACCGCACCTTTGAAGATACAGCGAAGATGTTCGCGGCTTTAGGACAAGATGTTCCAGAAGAGGCATTTACACAAATTGAGAGTCAATTGCAGTTACTCGGAATGATGTTGCCAACAATACTTGTTATGGCAGCTGTCTTTTCTGCCTTCATTACACATGCTGTGAACCGTCCTATAATGAAACGATTAAAGATGGAGATGCCAGCTATCACGCCTTTTCGTAATTGGCGATTACCGAAAAGTATTATTTGGTACTACTTAATCGTCATTTTTATGCAGTTTATGAACATAGAAAGTGGTTCATTTTTATTTATCGCTGTGTTAAACTTGACCATTCTTTTGCAAGTATTGTTACTTATTCAAGGTCTTTCATTCCTTTTTTATTACAGCCATATAAAAAACAAAGGAAAATGGCTTCCGGCTATTGGGGTCATTATTTCCATTCTTTTATACCCTGTCCAAGAATTGGTTCGGATTTTAGGTATAATAGATTTAGGGTTTGATCTGCGTAGCAGACTAAAAAGGTAG
- the rpsR gene encoding 30S ribosomal protein S18, producing the protein MAGRRGRGKRRKVCYFTANGITHIDYKDVDLLKKFISERGKILPRRVTGTSAKYQRKLTVAIKRARQMALLPYVAEDK; encoded by the coding sequence ATGGCAGGACGTAGAGGTCGTGGTAAACGTCGTAAAGTGTGTTACTTCACAGCTAACGGTATCACACACATCGACTACAAAGATGTAGATTTATTAAAGAAATTTATCTCTGAGCGCGGTAAAATCTTACCTCGTCGTGTGACAGGTACAAGCGCGAAATACCAACGTAAATTAACAGTAGCCATCAAACGTGCACGTCAAATGGCTTTACTTCCTTACGTTGCGGAAGACAAATAA
- the ssb gene encoding single-stranded DNA-binding protein yields MMNRVVLVGRLTKDPELRYTPSGVAVATFTLAVNRTFTNQQGEREADFINCVVWRRPAENVANFLKKGSLAGVDGRLQSRSYEDQTGRRVYVTEVVADSVQFLEPRGAAGNPSGGNQNFYGGGGNQGGNANPFGGGSFDQNRNQNQGHTSFDDDPFANDGQTIDISDDDLPF; encoded by the coding sequence ATGATGAATCGTGTCGTACTTGTGGGTCGTTTAACGAAGGATCCTGAACTTCGTTATACGCCAAGTGGTGTAGCTGTTGCGACTTTTACACTTGCTGTTAACCGAACATTTACTAATCAGCAAGGGGAACGTGAAGCAGACTTCATCAACTGTGTTGTATGGAGACGCCCAGCTGAGAACGTAGCAAACTTCTTAAAGAAGGGAAGCCTCGCTGGCGTGGATGGTCGTCTACAATCTCGTAGCTACGAAGACCAAACGGGAAGACGTGTATACGTTACAGAAGTTGTTGCAGATAGTGTTCAGTTTTTAGAACCTAGAGGCGCAGCGGGTAATCCATCAGGTGGAAACCAGAACTTCTATGGTGGTGGAGGAAACCAAGGTGGTAATGCCAATCCATTTGGTGGCGGTTCATTCGATCAAAATCGTAATCAAAATCAGGGCCACACAAGCTTTGATGACGATCCGTTTGCAAATGATGGACAAACAATCGATATTTCAGATGATGACTTACCATTCTAA
- the rpsF gene encoding 30S ribosomal protein S6 translates to MRKYEIMYIIRPNIEEDAKKALVERFNGILTENGAEIAEVKEWGKRRLAYEINDLREGIYMIVKVASNNEAIDEFSRLARINEDILRHIVVKEEE, encoded by the coding sequence ATGAGAAAATACGAAATCATGTACATCATCCGTCCAAACATTGAAGAGGATGCGAAAAAAGCGTTAGTTGAGCGTTTCAACGGCATCTTAACTGAAAATGGCGCGGAGATTGCAGAAGTAAAAGAGTGGGGCAAGCGTCGCCTTGCATATGAAATCAATGATTTACGTGAAGGTATCTACATGATCGTGAAAGTTGCATCTAACAACGAAGCGATTGATGAGTTCAGCCGTTTAGCGCGCATCAACGAAGATATCTTACGTCATATCGTTGTTAAAGAAGAAGAGTAA
- the ychF gene encoding redox-regulated ATPase YchF, which yields MALTAGIVGLPNVGKSTLFNAITQAGAESANYPFCTIDPNVGIVEVPDHRLQKLTELVNPKKTVPTTFEFTDIAGIVKGASKGEGLGNKFLSHIRQVDAICQVVRCFRDDNITHVAGKVDPIADIETINLELILADLETVDKRIDRVAKMAKQKDKQAMFEHEILVKLKETFESEKPARVLEFTEEQMKYVKQLHLLTIKPVLYVANVGEEDVADPSDNPYVEQVREYAENEGAEVIVVCAKIESEIAELEGEEKAMFLEDLGIEESGLDQLIKASYSLLGLATYFTAGEQEVRAWTFRRGMKAPQCAGIIHSDFERGFIRAETVAYEDLVAAGSMTSAKEAGKVRLEGKEYEVQDGDVIHFRFNV from the coding sequence ATGGCATTAACAGCTGGTATTGTCGGTCTTCCAAACGTAGGAAAGTCCACATTATTTAACGCGATTACGCAAGCGGGAGCCGAATCTGCAAACTACCCGTTCTGTACGATCGATCCGAACGTAGGAATTGTAGAAGTTCCGGACCATCGCTTACAAAAGCTTACGGAGCTAGTTAATCCGAAAAAAACTGTTCCGACGACATTTGAATTTACAGATATTGCCGGAATTGTAAAAGGGGCAAGTAAAGGAGAAGGACTTGGAAATAAGTTCTTATCTCATATTCGTCAAGTAGACGCAATTTGCCAAGTAGTACGTTGTTTCCGTGACGATAATATTACACACGTTGCTGGAAAAGTTGATCCTATCGCAGATATTGAAACGATTAACTTAGAGTTGATTTTAGCTGACCTTGAAACAGTTGATAAGCGAATTGACCGTGTAGCGAAGATGGCAAAGCAAAAAGATAAACAAGCTATGTTTGAACATGAAATTTTAGTGAAGCTTAAAGAAACGTTTGAAAGCGAGAAGCCTGCGCGTGTTCTTGAGTTCACTGAAGAACAAATGAAGTATGTAAAACAGCTTCATCTTTTAACGATTAAGCCGGTTTTATATGTTGCAAACGTTGGTGAAGAAGATGTTGCAGATCCATCCGATAATCCGTATGTTGAGCAAGTAAGAGAGTACGCGGAAAATGAAGGGGCAGAAGTGATTGTCGTTTGTGCGAAAATCGAATCTGAAATTGCTGAGCTTGAAGGCGAAGAAAAAGCGATGTTTTTAGAAGATCTCGGCATTGAAGAATCAGGTCTTGATCAGTTAATTAAAGCGTCTTACAGCTTACTTGGTCTTGCAACATACTTTACAGCGGGTGAACAAGAAGTTCGTGCTTGGACATTTAGACGTGGAATGAAAGCTCCTCAATGTGCGGGAATCATCCACTCAGACTTTGAACGAGGTTTTATTCGTGCCGAAACAGTGGCTTATGAGGACTTAGTGGCTGCTGGGTCAATGACATCTGCAAAAGAAGCAGGGAAAGTTCGTCTAGAAGGAAAAGAGTATGAAGTACAAGATGGAGATGTAATCCACTTCCGCTTTAATGTATAA
- a CDS encoding DUF951 domain-containing protein gives MVDKEFELNDVVEMKKPHPCGENRWKIIRMGMDIRIKCEGCGHSVLMPRREFARKLKKVLEKSS, from the coding sequence ATGGTAGATAAAGAATTTGAACTTAACGATGTCGTTGAAATGAAAAAACCTCATCCTTGTGGGGAAAATCGTTGGAAAATTATACGGATGGGGATGGACATTCGTATAAAGTGTGAAGGCTGTGGACATAGTGTCTTAATGCCTCGTCGAGAATTCGCTCGTAAATTAAAAAAAGTATTAGAAAAGAGTTCTTAA
- the yyaC gene encoding spore protease YyaC produces the protein MNLKPSFFSSPEQDTHRIFYENEEAVYQISSQVFRLLPTLSLTPIVVLCIGTDRSTGDSLGPLIGTKIQQHTVENLHVYGTLKDPVHAVNLEEKIALIKKEHRNPFIIAIDACLGRFKNVGSIQVASGPVKPGAGVNKVLPEVGDMHITGIVNVSGFMEFFVLQNTRLHLVMSMAEVISESLLTVSQLIETNKRLRKTDTFHPNTKLSNT, from the coding sequence ATGAATCTAAAGCCGAGCTTTTTTTCTTCCCCAGAACAAGACACACATCGCATCTTCTATGAAAATGAAGAGGCTGTTTATCAAATAAGCAGTCAAGTTTTTCGACTCCTACCGACATTATCTCTTACACCCATTGTTGTTTTATGTATTGGTACGGACCGTTCAACCGGTGATTCCCTTGGCCCATTAATTGGCACAAAAATTCAGCAACATACTGTAGAAAATCTGCATGTGTATGGCACATTAAAGGATCCGGTTCATGCTGTTAATTTAGAAGAAAAGATTGCACTTATAAAGAAGGAACATCGGAACCCGTTTATTATTGCCATTGACGCCTGTTTAGGAAGGTTTAAAAACGTCGGGTCCATTCAAGTAGCCTCTGGTCCTGTAAAACCTGGAGCGGGAGTTAACAAAGTGTTGCCCGAGGTTGGGGATATGCATATAACAGGAATTGTAAATGTTAGTGGATTTATGGAATTTTTTGTCTTACAAAATACTCGACTTCACTTAGTTATGAGCATGGCAGAAGTCATTTCTGAGAGCTTGCTAACCGTTTCGCAATTGATTGAGACTAATAAACGTCTTCGGAAAACGGACACATTTCACCCTAATACAAAGCTTTCAAACACATAA
- a CDS encoding ParB/RepB/Spo0J family partition protein produces the protein MAKGLGKGINALFTNMESDQEETVQEISLKDLRPNPYQPRKTFDESAIRELKESIMEHGILQPIIVRKSIKGYEIVVGERRFRAAKEAGLTAIPAVVRDLSDQQMMELAVLENLQREDLSPIEEAQAYQSLIEHLHITQEELAKRLGKSRPHIANLMRLLTLPIVIQDLISENKLSMGHGRALLGLKKKEKMKPLAEKIVKEQLNVRQVEQLVQQLNEHVSRETNAPKKEKKDVFIQERESVLREKLGTPVVIKQQKKKGKIEIEFFSKDDLERILELLDIHISS, from the coding sequence ATGGCTAAAGGCTTGGGAAAAGGAATTAATGCACTGTTTACCAATATGGAGTCCGATCAGGAAGAAACGGTTCAAGAAATCTCGCTGAAAGATTTACGTCCGAATCCTTATCAACCTCGAAAAACATTTGACGAGAGCGCGATTCGTGAGTTAAAAGAATCTATCATGGAACATGGCATCCTTCAACCAATTATTGTTCGAAAAAGTATTAAAGGGTATGAGATTGTCGTTGGAGAGCGACGCTTCCGAGCTGCTAAAGAAGCAGGTTTAACAGCTATTCCAGCTGTTGTAAGAGACCTATCCGACCAACAAATGATGGAACTTGCTGTTTTAGAAAACTTACAACGTGAAGATTTATCTCCGATTGAAGAAGCGCAAGCCTATCAATCTTTAATCGAACATTTGCATATCACACAAGAAGAATTGGCGAAGCGACTCGGGAAAAGTCGACCACACATCGCAAACCTCATGAGGCTTTTGACGCTACCGATTGTTATCCAAGATTTAATTTCAGAGAATAAATTATCGATGGGACATGGTCGAGCCTTACTTGGATTGAAAAAGAAAGAAAAAATGAAGCCACTTGCTGAAAAAATCGTAAAAGAACAATTGAACGTTCGACAAGTAGAACAGCTTGTTCAACAATTAAATGAACATGTTTCACGTGAAACAAATGCGCCGAAGAAGGAAAAGAAAGACGTATTCATTCAAGAACGTGAATCCGTATTAAGAGAAAAACTAGGAACGCCTGTAGTAATCAAACAACAAAAGAAAAAAGGAAAAATCGAAATCGAATTCTTCTCTAAGGATGACTTAGAACGAATTTTAGAGTTACTCGATATCCATATCTCCTCCTAA
- a CDS encoding ParA family protein, which yields MGRIISVANQKGGVGKTTTSVNLGACLAHIGKRVLLVDIDPQGNATSGVGIDKADVDQCIYDMIVEDTDVKEVIKPTQIEQLDIIPATIQLAGAEIELVPTISREVRLKRALETVKDQYDYIIIDCPPSLGLLTINALTASDSVLIPVQCEYYALEGLSQLLNTIRLVQKHLNADLMIEGVLLTMLDARTNLGIQVIDEVKKYFQDKVYQTIIPRNIRLSEAPSHGQPIILYDVRSRGAEVYLELAKEVVTING from the coding sequence GTGGGGAGAATTATTTCCGTAGCGAACCAAAAAGGGGGAGTTGGAAAAACAACCACCTCTGTTAATCTGGGCGCATGCTTAGCGCATATTGGGAAAAGAGTCTTGCTTGTCGACATTGATCCGCAGGGGAATGCAACGAGCGGTGTGGGCATAGATAAAGCCGATGTCGATCAATGTATATACGACATGATTGTTGAGGACACAGACGTTAAAGAAGTAATAAAACCGACACAAATCGAGCAACTTGACATCATTCCTGCAACCATTCAGCTAGCAGGTGCTGAAATTGAGCTTGTTCCGACCATTTCACGAGAGGTTCGGTTAAAGCGAGCTCTTGAAACGGTAAAGGATCAGTACGATTATATTATTATTGACTGTCCTCCTTCACTGGGGCTGCTAACCATTAACGCCTTAACGGCTTCTGACTCTGTCCTGATTCCAGTTCAATGTGAATACTATGCGTTAGAAGGGCTTAGTCAATTATTAAATACAATTCGGTTAGTTCAAAAGCATTTAAACGCTGACTTGATGATTGAAGGGGTTCTTTTAACGATGTTAGATGCCCGTACGAACCTTGGAATTCAAGTAATTGACGAAGTGAAAAAATATTTTCAAGACAAAGTGTATCAAACGATTATTCCTCGTAATATTCGTTTAAGTGAAGCCCCAAGTCATGGACAACCTATTATCCTATATGATGTAAGATCACGAGGTGCTGAAGTTTACTTAGAACTAGCGAAGGAAGTGGTGACAATCAATGGCTAA
- the noc gene encoding nucleoid occlusion protein: MKHPFSRLFGFGEKDVAERVEEQIDDSGKEEVHKIPVQQIIPNRYQPRTIFVDEKIQELAQTIQTHGIIQPIVVRKMDNQYEIIAGERRWRAVQSLGWEEIPAIIKDFNDTETASVALIENLQREELSAIEEAVAYAKLLELHQLTQEALAQRLGKGQSTIANKLRLLKLPQEVQESLLRKQITERHARALIPLKNEELQIKLLHEILEKQLNVKQTEDRVVKMLEKERPKPKPKRKAFSRDTRIAMNTIRQSLSMVEETGVKIDSEEEEFDDYIQFTIKIPK; encoded by the coding sequence ATGAAGCATCCTTTTTCTCGTCTTTTCGGGTTTGGAGAAAAAGATGTGGCGGAACGTGTAGAAGAACAAATTGATGATAGCGGGAAAGAAGAAGTACATAAAATTCCTGTTCAACAAATTATTCCGAACCGTTATCAACCGCGCACAATATTTGTTGATGAAAAAATACAAGAGTTAGCCCAAACAATTCAAACGCACGGAATTATACAACCAATTGTCGTTCGGAAAATGGACAATCAATATGAAATTATTGCCGGGGAAAGAAGATGGAGAGCCGTTCAATCGTTAGGTTGGGAAGAAATTCCAGCTATTATTAAAGATTTTAATGATACCGAAACAGCATCTGTTGCTCTCATTGAGAACTTGCAAAGGGAAGAACTATCCGCCATTGAGGAAGCGGTTGCATATGCTAAATTATTAGAGCTGCACCAACTAACACAAGAAGCGCTTGCTCAACGTCTAGGGAAGGGACAGTCTACCATTGCCAACAAGTTACGCCTTTTAAAGCTTCCACAGGAAGTGCAGGAATCACTTTTAAGAAAACAAATAACAGAGAGACATGCACGTGCATTAATTCCGCTCAAAAACGAAGAATTACAAATTAAATTGCTTCATGAAATTTTGGAGAAGCAACTGAATGTTAAGCAAACGGAAGACCGCGTCGTCAAAATGCTAGAAAAAGAGCGTCCAAAGCCGAAGCCGAAGCGCAAAGCATTCAGCCGAGACACAAGAATTGCGATGAACACGATACGTCAGTCGCTGTCGATGGTAGAAGAAACCGGTGTTAAAATCGATTCTGAAGAAGAAGAATTTGATGATTATATTCAATTCACTATAAAAATACCGAAATAA
- the rsmG gene encoding 16S rRNA (guanine(527)-N(7))-methyltransferase RsmG, protein MDISQFQQQLDQKGISLSNEQLQQFERYYELLVEWNEKMNLTSITEKKEVYLKHFYDSISAAFYYDFSKPLSICDVGAGAGFPSIPLKICFPHLHISIVDSLKKRITFLEHLASELKLTNVAFYHDRAETFGKNKEFRESFDLVTARAVARLSVLSELCLPLVKVEGHFLALKASSAEEELEKAQKAVKTLGGTLEEMNNFSLPIEESERNIIVIRKDRPTPKKYPRKPGTPNKMPLE, encoded by the coding sequence ATGGATATTTCACAATTTCAACAACAACTTGATCAAAAAGGAATTTCGTTGTCGAATGAACAACTGCAACAATTCGAGCGATATTATGAGCTATTAGTTGAATGGAACGAAAAAATGAACCTCACATCAATTACTGAGAAGAAAGAAGTGTATTTAAAGCATTTCTACGACTCGATTTCAGCTGCTTTTTACTATGATTTTTCAAAGCCGTTATCAATCTGTGATGTGGGTGCGGGTGCTGGATTTCCGAGTATCCCTTTAAAAATTTGCTTTCCACATTTGCACATTTCAATTGTTGATTCGTTAAAAAAACGTATCACATTTCTTGAGCATCTTGCTTCGGAATTGAAATTGACGAATGTAGCGTTTTATCATGATCGCGCTGAGACATTCGGGAAAAACAAAGAGTTCCGCGAATCATTTGATCTTGTAACAGCTCGTGCTGTTGCTCGGTTATCTGTATTAAGTGAACTTTGTTTACCTCTTGTCAAAGTAGAGGGGCATTTTCTTGCGTTAAAGGCCTCATCGGCTGAAGAAGAACTTGAAAAGGCGCAAAAAGCGGTGAAAACCCTTGGGGGAACTTTGGAGGAAATGAATAATTTTAGCTTGCCAATTGAGGAAAGTGAGCGAAATATTATTGTCATCCGAAAGGATCGACCTACTCCAAAGAAATACCCTCGTAAACCTGGTACTCCGAACAAAATGCCATTAGAATAA